In Sphingobacterium sp. lm-10, one DNA window encodes the following:
- a CDS encoding RagB/SusD family nutrient uptake outer membrane protein — protein sequence MEKFKSSSIALWGLILTAFSVTPSCTDLHEQVYSEVLGNTVNPTERDLPFILAPTYASFRALMFGWQGYFDLQEESADHIITPVRPNGWDDAGTYRRMHQHTWNTEQWQPYNTWNQAFATVSKVNMVIMQIEEGTLPLPETIGPAALSELRATRAMAYYLLLDNHGNVPIVTDYRDDSLPEQRTRQELYDFVVKELTEALPNLSKDVRTMYGRVNHWAAKALLAKIYLNAQVYTGTAQWDKVLIETDAIIESNQYRLDDSYSAVFSHTNQNSPEIIFSVPYDEVYGHGNQIHMKTLDPLSRLVYGMAAGPWGGNCAVPQFIDSYDADDRRLYDTWIQGPQLNAATGAVVINYTKNVPGIGGDGVVAPANTGYRIGKYRVKQGATNNLDNDYPMLRYADVLMMKAEALLRLGRADEAAVLVTQVRTRAFTDNPEKAIVTGTQLRQGSNYNYGVQAIDGTVNATNGGADIVFGRFLDELGWEFAAEARRRQDIIRFGVFQTKSWFNHRPHANAQSRALFPIPNAEITKNPNLRQNPGY from the coding sequence ATGGAGAAGTTTAAAAGTTCATCTATAGCACTTTGGGGATTGATACTGACGGCATTCAGCGTCACGCCCTCCTGTACCGATCTGCATGAACAGGTGTATTCTGAAGTACTGGGGAACACGGTTAATCCGACGGAACGCGACCTTCCTTTTATATTAGCGCCTACCTATGCCTCTTTTCGGGCACTGATGTTCGGATGGCAAGGCTATTTCGACCTGCAAGAGGAAAGTGCAGATCATATTATCACACCGGTACGGCCCAACGGTTGGGACGATGCGGGAACGTATCGTCGTATGCACCAGCATACTTGGAATACAGAACAATGGCAACCGTACAATACCTGGAACCAGGCTTTTGCTACGGTATCTAAAGTCAACATGGTGATTATGCAGATAGAGGAAGGTACGCTGCCCTTACCCGAAACCATAGGGCCAGCGGCGCTATCCGAATTGCGCGCAACCCGTGCAATGGCCTACTACTTATTGCTGGACAATCATGGCAATGTACCTATCGTAACAGATTATCGGGACGACAGTCTGCCAGAACAACGCACACGCCAAGAGCTGTATGATTTTGTGGTGAAAGAGTTGACAGAAGCATTGCCAAACCTATCCAAAGATGTACGTACCATGTATGGAAGGGTCAATCACTGGGCGGCAAAAGCGCTATTGGCAAAGATTTACTTAAATGCGCAGGTGTATACTGGTACGGCACAGTGGGACAAAGTGCTTATAGAAACGGATGCAATTATTGAAAGCAATCAATACCGATTGGATGATTCATACAGTGCCGTTTTTTCTCATACTAATCAAAACTCCCCAGAGATCATCTTTTCGGTACCCTATGATGAAGTATACGGACATGGTAATCAGATTCACATGAAAACCTTGGATCCGTTGAGTCGCCTGGTATACGGTATGGCAGCAGGACCGTGGGGCGGTAATTGTGCGGTACCTCAGTTTATCGATAGCTACGATGCGGATGATCGACGATTGTACGACACCTGGATACAAGGGCCGCAACTCAATGCAGCCACGGGTGCCGTGGTGATCAACTACACGAAGAATGTACCTGGAATCGGTGGCGATGGCGTCGTGGCACCTGCAAATACTGGCTATCGGATTGGGAAATACCGGGTAAAGCAGGGCGCGACAAACAACCTAGACAACGATTATCCGATGTTACGCTATGCCGATGTGCTCATGATGAAAGCGGAAGCATTATTGCGTTTGGGAAGGGCAGATGAGGCGGCGGTACTGGTGACGCAGGTGCGTACCAGAGCATTTACCGATAATCCGGAAAAAGCCATCGTCACCGGTACACAATTAAGACAAGGAAGTAACTACAACTACGGAGTGCAAGCTATCGACGGCACGGTAAATGCCACTAATGGCGGTGCTGATATTGTTTTTGGCCGCTTTTTAGATGAGCTAGGCTGGGAATTTGCAGCGGAGGCTCGCAGAAGACAGGACATCATCCGATTTGGTGTGTTTCAAACGAAGTCTTGGTTTAATCATCGTCCGCATGCTAATGCGCAAAGCAGGGCGCTCTTCCCAATTCCCAATGCGGAAATAACTAAGAATCCTAACTTAAGACAAAACCCAGGGTACTAA
- a CDS encoding HAD domain-containing protein yields MIFFLDIDGVMVHANPHKRVELEADGFYRFNAIAVEILNSIIYKTKDKVVLSTSHRFKYDIEQWKAIFESRGLDLNFLSIIDNDNFLTNHRLTRKTEILDWIDRHDMEIKDVVIIDDDKSLNDLPKEFKERLVLTNPYTGLNVETYLNLKNVIKRPVKKRLSMLGKKPKHI; encoded by the coding sequence ATGATATTTTTCTTAGATATAGATGGTGTAATGGTGCACGCTAACCCACACAAGAGGGTGGAATTGGAGGCTGATGGTTTTTATCGATTTAACGCCATCGCTGTCGAAATTTTAAATTCTATTATCTACAAAACAAAAGACAAAGTTGTTCTATCTACATCACATAGATTTAAATATGATATAGAACAATGGAAAGCTATTTTTGAAAGTCGAGGTCTTGATTTAAATTTTCTTTCAATAATTGATAATGATAATTTTTTAACTAATCATCGGTTAACTAGAAAGACGGAGATATTGGATTGGATAGACCGTCATGATATGGAGATCAAAGATGTTGTTATTATCGATGATGATAAATCCCTTAATGATTTACCGAAAGAGTTTAAGGAAAGATTAGTTCTTACCAATCCTTATACAGGTTTAAATGTTGAGACCTACCTAAATCTGAAAAATGTCATAAAAAGACCTGTTAAAAAAAGGTTATCAATGCTTGGGAAAAAGCCGAAGCATATATAG
- a CDS encoding beta-L-arabinofuranosidase domain-containing protein, which produces MKTLKQLPHVLGYILIALLQLSHVKAQSGDQILDGIGETDMIARYIFRGDLRDWSRNNLHARYLGEKAPDFKDQKGGKVLSLPGTGKNYLQLSNEALNDLESLSISTWIFIPAQAVPAYLFDFSFDAQHRIYGQIKGAGAQPPFEVTIQNQSAKQRTEVKSLPTNEWIHVACIVDLPSKTLSVYLNGIKASETAPVNLDFSNLSQSNNASTRKLTIGQSNDAGDAYPIASLLKDFRIYRVALTPNQVQTIYGNAKNGDQSASSTVNQGAKAEDDLPVFPMTQAQLYNAYLERVADVEVKTTIGDAPRLPSHVVGTYRDGMQGPKVRVIWPADSDNAAVQTAGTYTVVGRVPGTDLQPKAHITVKGGKKAAAPRRSLSAFALNEVTLNNGSPTEKSPFVANRDKFVLTLAETNPDDFLYMFRNAYGVEQPVGAKPLGVWDSQDTKLRGHATGHYLTAIAQAYASTGYDPALQANFKQKINRMVETLHSLARLSGKPQKAGATSIADPRAVPTGAQKDEYNSDLSVEGIRTDYWNWGEGYISAYPPDQFIMLEQGAKYGGQQNQVWAPYYTLHKILAGLLDIYTQTGDKKALEVATGMADWVTSRLSALPPETLRAIWNTYIAGEFGGMNETMAHLYQLTGDSKYWKTAQLFDNVDMFFGNAARTHGLAKNVDTFRGLHANQHIPQIVGSIEMYGVSDELDYFKIADNFWYKAVNDYMYSIGGVAGARNPVNAECFISEPGTLYQNGFSAGGQNETCATYNMLKLTSSLFMFEQRPELMDYYERGLYNHILASVAEDSPANTYHVPIRPASVKQFGNPHMNGFTCCNGTAIESSTKLQHAIYFKSNDNKDLYVNLFIPSTLSWTERNIRIEQSTQFPQTDQTTLTVHGKGKFALHLRVPSWATKGVQVKINGRTQDIKAEAGSYVKLARNWKDGDVIEWQLPFQFRLEPVMDQQNIVSLFYGPILLAAQEPEARKDWRPVTLNAQDISQSIQGDPSQLTFQIDGVDFKPFYESYGRHSVYLDVTLK; this is translated from the coding sequence ATGAAAACATTAAAACAACTCCCCCATGTATTGGGATACATCCTGATAGCGCTACTACAGCTTAGCCATGTAAAGGCTCAAAGCGGTGATCAGATTCTGGATGGCATCGGTGAAACGGATATGATTGCACGCTACATTTTTCGTGGCGATTTAAGAGACTGGTCCAGGAATAACCTTCATGCTCGCTACCTCGGCGAGAAAGCACCCGATTTTAAAGATCAAAAGGGTGGCAAAGTATTATCCTTGCCAGGTACCGGGAAAAACTACCTGCAGTTATCTAATGAGGCCTTAAATGACCTCGAATCCCTCAGTATCTCCACTTGGATTTTTATTCCGGCGCAGGCGGTACCTGCTTATCTGTTCGACTTTTCATTTGATGCACAACATCGAATATATGGGCAGATCAAAGGTGCCGGAGCACAACCGCCTTTCGAAGTCACCATTCAAAATCAAAGCGCAAAGCAACGTACGGAAGTCAAATCCTTGCCTACTAATGAATGGATACATGTGGCGTGCATTGTTGATCTCCCCTCCAAGACATTATCGGTTTACCTCAATGGTATAAAAGCGAGTGAAACAGCGCCCGTTAATTTAGATTTTAGCAACTTATCACAAAGCAACAACGCTTCGACCCGCAAACTGACGATTGGACAATCCAATGATGCTGGTGATGCCTATCCAATCGCCTCCTTATTGAAAGATTTTCGCATCTACCGCGTGGCGTTGACACCTAATCAAGTGCAGACAATTTATGGTAATGCGAAAAACGGAGACCAATCTGCTAGCAGCACGGTAAACCAAGGCGCTAAGGCCGAAGACGATTTACCTGTCTTCCCGATGACGCAAGCGCAATTGTACAATGCCTATTTGGAGCGGGTAGCTGATGTGGAAGTTAAAACTACCATTGGTGATGCCCCTCGCCTTCCTAGTCATGTGGTGGGTACGTATCGCGATGGTATGCAAGGACCAAAAGTACGCGTAATATGGCCTGCCGATTCGGACAATGCAGCAGTACAAACCGCCGGAACATATACGGTGGTGGGCCGTGTACCGGGAACCGATTTACAACCAAAAGCACACATTACGGTAAAGGGCGGTAAAAAAGCTGCGGCTCCTCGCCGTAGTTTATCGGCATTTGCCCTAAATGAAGTAACACTCAATAATGGCTCTCCAACCGAGAAAAGCCCGTTCGTAGCCAACCGCGACAAATTTGTCTTGACCTTAGCGGAAACTAATCCAGATGATTTTCTATACATGTTTCGCAATGCGTACGGTGTGGAGCAACCAGTTGGGGCAAAACCTTTAGGGGTCTGGGATAGCCAGGATACCAAGCTACGTGGCCACGCAACAGGACACTATTTAACAGCCATTGCGCAGGCATATGCCAGTACTGGATATGATCCAGCACTGCAAGCCAATTTTAAACAAAAGATCAACCGAATGGTCGAAACACTGCACTCGCTTGCCCGTTTATCTGGTAAGCCACAAAAGGCAGGCGCTACTTCGATAGCCGACCCACGCGCAGTACCTACCGGTGCTCAAAAGGATGAATATAACTCTGACCTAAGCGTGGAAGGCATTCGTACTGATTATTGGAATTGGGGCGAGGGCTATATTAGTGCCTATCCGCCAGATCAGTTCATCATGCTAGAGCAAGGAGCCAAATACGGTGGCCAGCAAAATCAGGTTTGGGCACCCTATTATACACTGCATAAAATTCTGGCCGGACTATTGGATATCTATACGCAAACCGGTGATAAAAAAGCCTTAGAAGTGGCTACGGGGATGGCCGACTGGGTAACATCGCGTTTAAGTGCTCTTCCGCCGGAAACCTTACGCGCAATTTGGAACACATATATCGCAGGAGAATTCGGAGGAATGAACGAAACCATGGCGCACCTGTATCAATTGACTGGTGACAGCAAATATTGGAAAACAGCACAGCTATTTGATAACGTAGACATGTTTTTTGGCAATGCAGCAAGAACACATGGCTTAGCAAAAAATGTGGATACGTTCAGAGGCCTACATGCTAATCAGCATATCCCCCAAATTGTGGGTAGTATAGAAATGTATGGTGTCTCGGACGAACTGGATTACTTTAAAATCGCCGATAATTTCTGGTATAAAGCGGTAAATGATTATATGTACAGCATCGGTGGCGTGGCAGGTGCCCGTAACCCGGTTAATGCAGAATGTTTCATTAGTGAACCTGGCACGCTGTACCAAAATGGATTCTCCGCAGGCGGACAAAATGAAACCTGTGCCACCTATAACATGCTAAAGCTCACCAGCAGTCTCTTTATGTTCGAGCAGCGACCTGAGCTGATGGACTATTATGAGCGTGGCTTGTACAATCATATACTGGCATCTGTGGCTGAAGATAGCCCAGCCAACACCTATCATGTGCCGATCAGACCGGCTTCGGTGAAGCAATTTGGTAATCCACATATGAATGGTTTTACCTGTTGTAATGGTACCGCTATCGAAAGCAGCACAAAATTACAGCATGCTATTTATTTCAAAAGCAACGACAATAAAGACTTGTATGTGAACCTATTTATACCCTCTACCTTAAGTTGGACAGAGAGAAATATACGCATTGAGCAATCCACGCAGTTTCCGCAAACGGATCAAACGACGTTGACGGTACATGGGAAGGGAAAATTTGCATTGCATCTTCGCGTACCATCTTGGGCAACAAAAGGCGTACAAGTCAAGATAAACGGGCGTACGCAAGATATCAAGGCTGAGGCAGGGTCTTATGTAAAATTGGCACGTAACTGGAAGGACGGTGATGTGATCGAGTGGCAGTTGCCTTTTCAATTCCGTCTGGAGCCTGTGATGGATCAGCAGAATATTGTCAGTTTATTCTACGGACCGATATTACTCGCTGCGCAAGAGCCTGAAGCCCGTAAAGACTGGCGTCCAGTGACATTAAATGCACAGGATATTAGCCAATCTATACAGGGAGATCCAAGTCAATTGACATTTCAGATCGATGGCGTAGATTTCAAACCATTTTACGAAAGTTATGGCCGTCATTCGGTTTATTTGGATGTGACGTTGAAATAG
- a CDS encoding DPP IV N-terminal domain-containing protein translates to MSKFLPLLYLLAVVFVFQPAYLHAQEQWSADGNAYYEFSEEGIQLVHLLDAKKSTTYLTAEQLIPAGKKEPLQVQSFVVSPDGNDLLLFANTKKVWRDNTRGEYWIFNRSTNKLTQLGAGLPEASLMFAKFSPQGDQVAYVSKNNIYVEDLKTNSYIQITQDGTDRLINGTFDWAYEEEFGTQDGFRWSPDGQRIAYWKLDAKEIRNFLMINNTDSLYAFTIPVEYPKVGLNPSASSIWMYDLKDKKQVEVNIDGDPAQHYIPRMEWLTDASGIIFQRLNRKQNESAIITANAMNGATKIIHRETDAAWIDIKSRWNGGDPSGWDWLENGKSFIWVSEKGGFRQIYRIGLDGTEKLLTEDAFDIIQIDHIDPVNQRIFFSASPDNATQKYLYEIAMRGGKAKRVTPKTASGTNTYRISPNGALAFYTSSTTKHHAYEALVKLPSHQQIQAPKQTYTVPEGTPTATFFTVTTVDGVEMDGWMVKPTDFDPAKKYPVVFYVYGEPASQTVTDNIYSGRNRLYEGDMAEDGYIYISLENRGAPAPKGREWRKSIYRNIGYLNIRDQAMGTKEVLKWDFIDATRVAVWGWSGGGATTLHLLGQYPDIYQTGISIAPVTNQLLYDNIYQERYMGLPQENESDFIRGSAITYAKDVRGNLLLIHGTGDDNVHYQNAEVYINELVKHGIPFQMMSYPNRSHSINEGEGTSDHLSKTFTNFLKAHCIPGGRD, encoded by the coding sequence ATGTCTAAATTTTTACCTTTACTATACTTACTGGCTGTTGTTTTTGTTTTCCAACCTGCTTACCTGCACGCACAAGAACAATGGTCTGCCGATGGCAATGCATATTACGAATTTTCTGAAGAAGGCATCCAACTGGTGCATTTGTTAGATGCGAAAAAATCTACTACCTATCTAACGGCGGAGCAATTGATACCAGCCGGTAAAAAAGAACCACTACAGGTACAATCATTTGTGGTATCGCCGGATGGTAACGATTTATTGCTGTTTGCTAACACCAAAAAAGTATGGCGTGATAACACGCGCGGCGAATATTGGATCTTCAACCGCTCCACCAACAAGTTGACGCAATTAGGTGCCGGATTGCCCGAAGCCTCTTTGATGTTTGCCAAGTTTTCGCCGCAAGGCGATCAGGTCGCTTATGTTTCTAAGAATAATATCTATGTAGAAGATCTCAAAACGAATAGCTACATACAGATTACTCAGGATGGTACGGATCGCCTCATCAATGGTACATTCGATTGGGCTTACGAAGAGGAGTTCGGCACGCAAGATGGCTTTCGCTGGTCGCCCGATGGCCAACGGATCGCGTATTGGAAACTCGATGCGAAAGAGATCCGCAACTTTCTGATGATCAATAATACGGATAGTTTGTATGCCTTTACGATTCCGGTAGAATATCCAAAAGTGGGATTAAATCCGTCGGCAAGCAGCATTTGGATGTACGATTTGAAAGACAAAAAACAGGTCGAAGTAAACATAGACGGCGACCCGGCACAACATTATATTCCGCGCATGGAGTGGTTAACGGATGCCTCAGGCATTATCTTCCAACGGCTGAATAGAAAACAAAACGAAAGCGCGATTATCACTGCTAACGCGATGAATGGCGCGACAAAGATAATCCACCGCGAAACGGATGCCGCCTGGATTGATATCAAATCGCGCTGGAATGGTGGCGATCCGAGTGGTTGGGATTGGTTGGAAAATGGAAAATCCTTTATTTGGGTATCCGAAAAAGGAGGTTTTCGCCAGATTTACCGCATAGGCCTGGATGGAACAGAAAAGCTACTTACCGAAGATGCCTTTGATATCATACAGATCGATCATATTGATCCTGTGAACCAACGCATTTTCTTTTCGGCTTCACCGGATAATGCGACGCAGAAATACTTGTACGAAATTGCGATGCGCGGCGGGAAAGCTAAACGCGTGACGCCAAAGACAGCAAGTGGAACCAATACCTACCGTATATCGCCTAATGGTGCCTTGGCTTTTTACACGAGCAGCACCACGAAGCACCACGCTTATGAGGCACTCGTAAAACTTCCTTCACACCAACAAATCCAGGCACCAAAGCAAACGTATACGGTGCCGGAAGGCACTCCCACGGCGACCTTCTTTACCGTTACGACGGTAGACGGTGTGGAAATGGACGGTTGGATGGTGAAGCCAACCGATTTTGACCCTGCGAAGAAATATCCTGTGGTTTTCTATGTATACGGGGAACCTGCTTCGCAAACCGTTACCGATAATATCTATTCGGGAAGAAATCGCTTGTATGAGGGTGATATGGCCGAAGATGGCTACATCTACATTTCTCTGGAAAATCGAGGCGCTCCTGCTCCAAAAGGACGGGAATGGAGAAAATCGATTTACCGAAATATCGGCTACCTCAACATAAGGGATCAAGCGATGGGCACCAAAGAAGTGCTTAAATGGGACTTTATTGACGCTACGCGTGTCGCCGTCTGGGGATGGAGTGGCGGGGGTGCTACCACGTTGCACTTGCTTGGACAATATCCAGATATATACCAAACGGGTATCTCCATTGCTCCGGTGACTAATCAATTGCTGTATGATAATATTTATCAAGAGCGCTATATGGGCTTGCCGCAAGAGAATGAATCGGACTTTATTCGTGGATCTGCCATCACTTACGCCAAAGATGTGCGTGGAAATTTGCTGCTGATACATGGTACGGGAGATGACAATGTACATTATCAAAATGCCGAAGTATATATCAATGAGTTGGTTAAGCACGGTATTCCTTTTCAAATGATGTCTTACCCGAACCGCAGTCATTCCATCAATGAAGGCGAAGGTACTTCCGACCACTTATCTAAAACGTTTACCAACTTTTTAAAGGCACATTGTATTCCCGGCGGGCGGGATTAA
- a CDS encoding aminopeptidase P family protein, whose product MFSTSTYKNRRQALRQQLAGGILLFPGNIENPINFEHNTYPFRQDSTFLYYFGLAVPSLVGLMDLDENKEIIFGCEATIDDLVWTGPQESLSDRAARVGVLETAPFTSLVHYIERAIARNRPIHFLPPYQSVSKLLLSELLQTTPSALEPSVSFIRAVAQQRSIKEEQEVAEIERAVSVSTEMHLLTMRLAKSGMKESELVHAIQAFAGNRDCSLAYPPIITVHGQILHNQVRSNPLKNGDMVLVDAGAETAMGYAGDLTRTFPVAATFDSQQRAMYQIVLDAITGASEMLRPGVSFKSIHLHAAKILVEGLKGLGLMKGDPEEAVQSHAHTLFFQCGLGHLMGLDVHDMEDLGEQYVGYTTDDPKDTQTFGLKSLRLGKPLEAGFVLTVEPGIYIIQDLIDHCKASNRHSDFVNYTELEKFRNFGGIRLEDNFLITPEGHQLLGPDLIKTIDDVESYRSRYV is encoded by the coding sequence ATGTTTTCTACTTCAACGTATAAAAATCGACGCCAGGCGCTCCGGCAGCAACTTGCTGGAGGCATTCTGCTCTTTCCTGGAAATATCGAAAATCCGATCAACTTCGAACATAACACCTATCCGTTTCGTCAAGATAGCACCTTTCTATACTACTTTGGCTTGGCTGTACCTTCGCTGGTTGGTCTAATGGATTTGGATGAAAATAAAGAAATTATTTTCGGTTGCGAAGCGACCATAGACGATTTGGTCTGGACGGGGCCTCAGGAATCGCTAAGCGATCGAGCGGCGCGTGTTGGCGTGCTGGAAACGGCGCCTTTCACTAGCTTGGTGCACTATATTGAACGAGCTATTGCACGGAATCGCCCGATTCACTTCCTTCCGCCTTACCAGTCGGTCAGTAAGTTGTTGCTAAGTGAGTTGTTGCAAACGACTCCGAGCGCACTAGAGCCGTCTGTTTCGTTTATCCGCGCGGTAGCGCAACAAAGATCGATCAAGGAGGAACAGGAAGTCGCAGAAATAGAGAGAGCCGTATCGGTATCTACAGAAATGCATCTGTTGACTATGCGATTGGCAAAGTCGGGCATGAAGGAAAGTGAGTTGGTCCATGCCATACAAGCATTTGCTGGGAATCGGGATTGTTCGTTAGCCTATCCTCCCATCATCACCGTGCATGGCCAGATATTACACAATCAAGTGCGCAGCAACCCTTTGAAGAATGGCGACATGGTGCTCGTAGATGCTGGTGCTGAAACGGCGATGGGCTACGCGGGAGATTTGACGCGCACCTTTCCGGTGGCGGCTACATTTGATAGTCAGCAACGCGCGATGTATCAAATTGTATTGGATGCCATCACCGGTGCGAGCGAAATGCTTCGCCCGGGAGTTTCTTTTAAATCCATACACCTGCATGCTGCAAAAATCTTAGTCGAAGGACTGAAAGGATTAGGATTAATGAAGGGTGATCCCGAAGAAGCGGTGCAATCTCACGCCCACACCTTGTTCTTTCAGTGTGGCTTGGGCCATTTGATGGGGCTGGATGTACACGATATGGAAGATCTGGGCGAGCAATATGTGGGTTACACAACAGATGATCCGAAAGACACGCAAACCTTTGGCTTGAAGTCGTTGCGATTGGGCAAACCCTTGGAAGCTGGTTTTGTGCTGACCGTAGAACCGGGCATTTATATCATCCAGGATCTAATTGACCATTGCAAGGCGAGCAATCGCCACAGCGATTTTGTCAATTATACCGAATTAGAAAAATTCAGGAATTTTGGAGGCATTCGTCTGGAAGACAACTTCTTAATCACCCCGGAAGGTCATCAGCTTTTGGGACCTGATCTGATAAAAACTATTGATGACGTTGAATCTTACCGCTCACGCTATGTCTAA